The Sphaerodactylus townsendi isolate TG3544 linkage group LG02, MPM_Stown_v2.3, whole genome shotgun sequence DNA segment CCATTATATCTGAATGTCTTTCcgcacactgagcattcaaaaggtctctcgtttgtgtgagttctttgatgctgttgcaGATTGCCATTATGTCCGAATGTCTTTCCACAcagtgagcattcaaaaggtctctcgtttgtgtgagttctttgatgctgttgaagattgccatTATAtctgaatgtctttccacacactgagcattcaaaaggtttctcatttgtgtgagttctttgatgctgttgaagatggcttctctgactgaatctctttccacactctgggcattcaaaaggtctgtcatttgtgtgaattctttgatgccgttgaagattgacactatgattgaatctctttccacactctgggcattcaaaaggtctgtcatttgtgtgagttctttcatgcAGTTGAAGAtgcctactctgactgaatcttttcccacactctgagcattcaaaaggtctctcctttgtgtgagttctctgatggtGTTGAAGTGTcctactccgactgaatctcttcccacactctgagcattcaaaaggtctctcatttgtgtgagttctttgatgctgttgaagattgctgctgtgactgaatctctttccacacactgagcattcaaaaggtctctcatctGTGTGAGTTCTTTTATGCCGTTGAAGATTGCTGCTGcgactgaatctttttccacactctgagcattcaaaaggtttctcccctgtgtgagttcttttatgctgttgaagatggttactccgactgaatctctttccacactctgtgcattcaaaaggtttctcccctgtgtgagttcttttatgctgttgaagatggttactccgactgaatctctttccacactctatgcattcaaaaggtttgtctgctgtgtgggttctttggtgcacaaggagctttgatctgcagctgaagaaaTTTCCGCACTGAAAGCATTGTTGCGCTCTCATTATGCTGTGTTTTGGAATATGTACATTACTCTTTTTTCTACTACCAGAAAAG contains these protein-coding regions:
- the LOC125427065 gene encoding zinc finger protein 436-like isoform X3 — encoded protein: MLENYESVASLAEVVEELDEGFQGFSVEKAKDQDSRRNFEDGDRPQSQEGNHADQRRDNPILSQGGGFCEVPVHKATEKIEGVHVNQRILSRQNEHENVAFGKTSTWDEQWTEGNDQVHELLPEKEKNGDLKGTFWNQGKPEKQTGSHMAEKRDESIPDQGWDCHKVIHTVEETYQCLECRMNFSTHSQYEIHLQIHSGKKTHQCLECDMTFLSRAKLLRHQRKHQREKPYSSSECGKSLSQKSDFFQHQSTHSGKKVLICLESKWGFSGSRKKSNVHIPKHSIMRAQQCFQCGNFFSCRSKLLVHQRTHTADKPFECIECGKRFSRSNHLQQHKRTHTGEKPFECTECGKRFSRSNHLQQHKRTHTGEKPFECSECGKRFSRSSNLQRHKRTHTDERPFECSVCGKRFSHSSNLQQHQRTHTNERPFECSECGKRFSRSRTLQHHQRTHTKERPFECSECGKRFSQSRHLQLHERTHTNDRPFECPECGKRFNHSVNLQRHQRIHTNDRPFECPECGKRFSQRSHLQQHQRTHTNEKPFECSVCGKTFRYNGNLQRHKTTHTKERVFE
- the LOC125427065 gene encoding zinc finger protein 883-like isoform X2 — protein: MLENYESVASLEVVEELDEGFQGFSVEKAKDQDSRRNFEDGDRPQSQEGNHADQRRDNPILSQGGGFCEVPVHKATEKIEGVHVNQRILSRQNEHENVAFGKTSTWDEQWTEGNDQVHELLPEKEKNGDLKGTFWNQGKPEKQTGSHMAEKRDESIPDQGWDCHKVIHTVEETYQCLECRMNFSTHSQYEIHLQIHSGKKTHQCLECDMTFLSRAKLLRHQRKHQREKPYSSSECGKSLSQKSDFFQHQSTHSGKKVLICLESKWGFSGSRKKSNVHIPKHSIMRAQQCFQCGNFFSCRSKLLVHQRTHTADKPFECIECGKRFSRSNHLQQHKRTHTGEKPFECTECGKRFSRSNHLQQHKRTHTGEKPFECSECGKRFSRSSNLQRHKRTHTDERPFECSVCGKRFSHSSNLQQHQRTHTNERPFECSECGKRFSRSRTLQHHQRTHTKERPFECSECGKRFSQSRHLQLHERTHTNDRPFECPECGKRFNHSVNLQRHQRIHTNDRPFECPECGKRFSQRSHLQQHQRTHTNEKPFECSVCGKTFRYNGNLQQHQRTHTNERPFECSLCGKTFGHNGNLQQHQRTHTNERPFECSVCGKTFRYNGNLQRHKTTHTKERVFE
- the LOC125427065 gene encoding zinc finger protein 883-like isoform X1, with amino-acid sequence MLENYESVASLAEVVEELDEGFQGFSVEKAKDQDSRRNFEDGDRPQSQEGNHADQRRDNPILSQGGGFCEVPVHKATEKIEGVHVNQRILSRQNEHENVAFGKTSTWDEQWTEGNDQVHELLPEKEKNGDLKGTFWNQGKPEKQTGSHMAEKRDESIPDQGWDCHKVIHTVEETYQCLECRMNFSTHSQYEIHLQIHSGKKTHQCLECDMTFLSRAKLLRHQRKHQREKPYSSSECGKSLSQKSDFFQHQSTHSGKKVLICLESKWGFSGSRKKSNVHIPKHSIMRAQQCFQCGNFFSCRSKLLVHQRTHTADKPFECIECGKRFSRSNHLQQHKRTHTGEKPFECTECGKRFSRSNHLQQHKRTHTGEKPFECSECGKRFSRSSNLQRHKRTHTDERPFECSVCGKRFSHSSNLQQHQRTHTNERPFECSECGKRFSRSRTLQHHQRTHTKERPFECSECGKRFSQSRHLQLHERTHTNDRPFECPECGKRFNHSVNLQRHQRIHTNDRPFECPECGKRFSQRSHLQQHQRTHTNEKPFECSVCGKTFRYNGNLQQHQRTHTNERPFECSLCGKTFGHNGNLQQHQRTHTNERPFECSVCGKTFRYNGNLQRHKTTHTKERVFE